A window of Eriocheir sinensis breed Jianghai 21 chromosome 63, ASM2467909v1, whole genome shotgun sequence contains these coding sequences:
- the LOC126986937 gene encoding zinc finger protein 48-like isoform X3, with the protein MCGKMAEELLSLKWNNHQAHFVDILTFLREQEIFVDATLACGGKLYAAHKFVLSTCSDYFKQMFTKNPSKHPIVFMKDVTSRDLEALLDFMYNGEVNVPQSSLGSLIKTAEGLQIKGLAVPDDPPAPKRDRDRDREKRESRTQLDHHSPPAKRPRPRERSPPQSSPSQPQVNQPISSHPPSATQLSRSRSPQPPASSGSSQVGMPPVEATLDEDSRTSIQSGLSGLSEQNTSTTPSLSAKPGGGNCQQQQQQQQQQQANAGDSAAAQADALQHSQSGEEPSPGPSGLHKHHQSKEEPEFEIKQEDVVDLGEDDEGDWGVEGDGGGGESSMGTENPPNFPEVMLPHSDGTMPATGDPAMWRIVSRAAGEPRRRYPCDYCGKLFRRQYDATQHERLHTGDLPYSCSLCNKKFINKSHYNYHVTRSLEHRTNKAGGRSRSRPSSVGVPAAATSAAAEAAPADSAPVTTTDTAPASASSSTPASTSSSTTAAPAATSGLVSTVTSAYDPDTPLAPAVTSASTSGLEGLDPATTPADGTAPDPTAEDSKESKGWPGLSKHHHPGEAPILGLARVPLHCAPALNPQVASLTTDAELRPFSCLFCNSRFKTKQHLVQHQRLHTGEKPYACSRCPARFTQMTPLKRHMAKAHLEIGPVPRLPYPPPPPPSSSAYALAGQHHVEHTNSPPLNSHSPAHKY; encoded by the exons GTGTGGCAAAATGGCTGAGGAGCTTCTTTCCCTCAAGTGGAACAACCACCAGGCCCACTTTGTGGACATCCTCACATTCCTGCGGGAACAG gAAATCTTTGTGGATGCCACATTGGCCTGTGGTGGGAAGCTATATGCAGCTCACAAGTTTGTGCTAAGTACCTGTAGTGACTATTTTAAGCAGATGTTTACGAAAAACCCGAGTAAACATCCAATAGTGTTCATGAAAGATGTGACGTCACGTGATCTCGAAGCTCTACTGGACTTTATGTATAATGGCGAAGTGAATGTTCCTCAATCTAGTCTAGGATCTCTAATTAAAACTGCAGAAGGACTACAAATAAAAGGTTTAGCTGTGCCTGATGACCCACCCGCTccaaagagagacagggacagagacagagaaaagagggagagcagAACACAGTTGGACCACCACAGTCCCCCTGCCAAGAGACCGCGGCCTAGAGAGCGATCGCCCCCCCAGTCCTCCCCCTCCCAACCCCAAGTCAACCAGCCAATCTCCTCGCACCCCCCCTCCGCCACACAGCTTTCCAGATCTCGTTCCCCCCAGCCCCCCGCCTCCTCTGGGTCCTCGCAGGTTGGCATGCCCCCTGTCGAGGCCACTCTGGATGAGGACAGCAGAACCAGCATACAGAGTGGTCTCAGTGGCCTCAGTGAACAGAACACCAGCACAACTCCTAGTCTAAGTGCCAAGCCGGGCGGAGGCAActgtcagcagcaacagcagcaacagcaacagcaacaggcGAATGCTGGTGACAGTGCGGCGGCCCAAGCTGATGCCCTCCAGCACAGCCAGAGCGGAGAGGAGCCTTCACCCGGTCCCTCGGGGCTGCACAAACACCACCAGTCAAAAGAAGAGCCAGAGTTT gaaataaaacaggaagaTGTGGTGGACCTGGgtgaagatgatgaaggggaTTGGGGTGttgagggggatgggggagggggggagtcctCCATGGGGACTGAAAACCCCCCAAATTTTCCTGAAGTAATGTTACCTCACAGCGACGGCACCATGCCAGCCACCGGTGATCCTGCAATG TGGCGGATAGTGTcaagggcggcgggggagccGCGCCGCAGATACCCGTGCGACTACTGCGGCAAGCTCTTCCGCCGCCAGTACGACGCCACCCAGCACGAGCGTCTGCACACGGGCGACCTCCCGTACTCCTGCAGCCTCTGCAACAAGAAGTTCATCAACAAGTCGCACTATAACTACCACGTGACCCGCAGCCTCGAACATCGCACCAACAAGGCGGGCGGCCGCAGCCGGAGCCGCCCCTCCTCCGTCGGCGTCCCTGCAGCCGCAACCTCTGCTGCTGCTGAGGCTGCTCCTGCTGATTCCGCTCCTGTCACTACAACCGACACCGCCCCTGCCTCAGCTTCTTCCTCAACCCCTGCCTCAACCTCCTCTTCTACTACCGCCGCCCCAGCCGCCACCTCTGGCCTTGTCTCCACCGTCACTTCAGCCTACGACCCCGACACCCCCCTGGCCCCTGCTGtcacctccgcctccacctcggGCTTGGAGGGTTTGGACCCTGCCACTACGCCAGCGGACGGCACCGCCCCTGATCCCACCGCGGAGGACTCCAAG GAGTCTAAAGGGTGGCCGGGGCTGTCCAAGCACCACCACCCTGGCGAGGCCCCGATCCTCGGCCTAGCGCGCGTCCCCCTGCACTGCGCCCCCGCCCTCAACCCTCAGGTCGCCTCCCTCACTACGGACGCAGAGTTACGCCCGTTCTCGTGCCTGTTCTGTAACAGCCGGTTCAAGACGAAGCAGCACCTCGTCCAGCACCAGCGGCTCCACACGGGCGAAAAGCCGTACGCCTGCTCCCGGTGCCCCGCGCGCTTCACACAGATGACGCCCCTCAAGAGACACATGGCTAAGGCCCACCTCGAGATCGGGCCCGTCCCTCGACTCCCCTAtccgccccctcccccgccctcaTCCTCCGCCTACGCTCTGGCTGGACAGCACCACGTCGAGCACACAAACTCGCCCCCACTCAACAGTCACAGTCCGGCACACAAGTATTGA
- the LOC126986937 gene encoding zinc finger protein 865-like isoform X6 — MTWRVDMVTSRPWGDRRCGKMAEELLSLKWNNHQAHFVDILTFLREQEIFVDATLACGGKLYAAHKFVLSTCSDYFKQMFTKNPSKHPIVFMKDVTSRDLEALLDFMYNGEVNVPQSSLGSLIKTAEGLQIKGLAVPDDPPAPKRDRDRDREKRESRTQLDHHSPPAKRPRPRERSPPQSSPSQPQVNQPISSHPPSATQLSRSRSPQPPASSGSSQVGMPPVEATLDEDSRTSIQSGLSGLSEQNTSTTPSLSAKPGGGNCQQQQQQQQQQQANAGDSAAAQADALQHSQSGEEPSPGPSGLHKHHQSKEEPEFEIKQEDVVDLGEDDEGDWGVEGDGGGGESSMGTENPPNFPEVMLPHSDGTMPATGDPAMWRIVSRAAGEPRRRYPCDYCGKLFRRQYDATQHERLHTGDLPYSCSLCNKKFINKSHYNYHVTRSLEHRTNKAGGRSRSRPSSVGVPAAATSAAAEAAPADSAPVTTTDTAPASASSSTPASTSSSTTAAPAATSGLVSTVTSAYDPDTPLAPAVTSASTSGLEGLDPATTPADGTAPDPTAEDSKGLMATLNYQMASLDEEMLRPHQCGYCGRRFKRKDHRIEHERIHTGERPYACRLCGRAFVQKHQLMSHVRRKHSADPNYPRLYPTAPPPPAPPAHPSMSGDQQQQQQQQQHTHY, encoded by the exons GTGTGGCAAAATGGCTGAGGAGCTTCTTTCCCTCAAGTGGAACAACCACCAGGCCCACTTTGTGGACATCCTCACATTCCTGCGGGAACAG gAAATCTTTGTGGATGCCACATTGGCCTGTGGTGGGAAGCTATATGCAGCTCACAAGTTTGTGCTAAGTACCTGTAGTGACTATTTTAAGCAGATGTTTACGAAAAACCCGAGTAAACATCCAATAGTGTTCATGAAAGATGTGACGTCACGTGATCTCGAAGCTCTACTGGACTTTATGTATAATGGCGAAGTGAATGTTCCTCAATCTAGTCTAGGATCTCTAATTAAAACTGCAGAAGGACTACAAATAAAAGGTTTAGCTGTGCCTGATGACCCACCCGCTccaaagagagacagggacagagacagagaaaagagggagagcagAACACAGTTGGACCACCACAGTCCCCCTGCCAAGAGACCGCGGCCTAGAGAGCGATCGCCCCCCCAGTCCTCCCCCTCCCAACCCCAAGTCAACCAGCCAATCTCCTCGCACCCCCCCTCCGCCACACAGCTTTCCAGATCTCGTTCCCCCCAGCCCCCCGCCTCCTCTGGGTCCTCGCAGGTTGGCATGCCCCCTGTCGAGGCCACTCTGGATGAGGACAGCAGAACCAGCATACAGAGTGGTCTCAGTGGCCTCAGTGAACAGAACACCAGCACAACTCCTAGTCTAAGTGCCAAGCCGGGCGGAGGCAActgtcagcagcaacagcagcaacagcaacagcaacaggcGAATGCTGGTGACAGTGCGGCGGCCCAAGCTGATGCCCTCCAGCACAGCCAGAGCGGAGAGGAGCCTTCACCCGGTCCCTCGGGGCTGCACAAACACCACCAGTCAAAAGAAGAGCCAGAGTTT gaaataaaacaggaagaTGTGGTGGACCTGGgtgaagatgatgaaggggaTTGGGGTGttgagggggatgggggagggggggagtcctCCATGGGGACTGAAAACCCCCCAAATTTTCCTGAAGTAATGTTACCTCACAGCGACGGCACCATGCCAGCCACCGGTGATCCTGCAATG TGGCGGATAGTGTcaagggcggcgggggagccGCGCCGCAGATACCCGTGCGACTACTGCGGCAAGCTCTTCCGCCGCCAGTACGACGCCACCCAGCACGAGCGTCTGCACACGGGCGACCTCCCGTACTCCTGCAGCCTCTGCAACAAGAAGTTCATCAACAAGTCGCACTATAACTACCACGTGACCCGCAGCCTCGAACATCGCACCAACAAGGCGGGCGGCCGCAGCCGGAGCCGCCCCTCCTCCGTCGGCGTCCCTGCAGCCGCAACCTCTGCTGCTGCTGAGGCTGCTCCTGCTGATTCCGCTCCTGTCACTACAACCGACACCGCCCCTGCCTCAGCTTCTTCCTCAACCCCTGCCTCAACCTCCTCTTCTACTACCGCCGCCCCAGCCGCCACCTCTGGCCTTGTCTCCACCGTCACTTCAGCCTACGACCCCGACACCCCCCTGGCCCCTGCTGtcacctccgcctccacctcggGCTTGGAGGGTTTGGACCCTGCCACTACGCCAGCGGACGGCACCGCCCCTGATCCCACCGCGGAGGACTCCAAG GGGCTGATGGCTACCCTCAACTACCAAATGGCCTCGTTGGATGAGGAGATGCTCAGGCCGCACCAGTGCGGCTATTGTGGGCGCCGTTTTAAGCGCAAAGACCACCGCATCGAGCATGAACGGATCCACACTGGGGAGCGGCCCTATGCCTGCCGCCTGTGTGGCCGCGCCTTTGTACAAAAGCACCAACTCATGAGCCACGTGCGGCGCAAGCACTCGGCAGACCCAAACTACCCCCGTCTCTACCCCACCGCGCCCCCGCCCCCCGCGCCACCCGCTCACCCCAGCATGAGCGgcgaccaacaacaacagcaacaacaacagcaacacacgcACTACTGA
- the LOC126986937 gene encoding zinc finger and BTB domain-containing protein 49-like isoform X4: protein MTWRVDMVTSRPWGDRRCGKMAEELLSLKWNNHQAHFVDILTFLREQEIFVDATLACGGKLYAAHKFVLSTCSDYFKQMFTKNPSKHPIVFMKDVTSRDLEALLDFMYNGEVNVPQSSLGSLIKTAEGLQIKGLAVPDDPPAPKRDRDRDREKRESRTQLDHHSPPAKRPRPRERSPPQSSPSQPQVNQPISSHPPSATQLSRSRSPQPPASSGSSQVGMPPVEATLDEDSRTSIQSGLSGLSEQNTSTTPSLSAKPGGGNCQQQQQQQQQQQANAGDSAAAQADALQHSQSGEEPSPGPSGLHKHHQSKEEPEFEIKQEDVVDLGEDDEGDWGVEGDGGGGESSMGTENPPNFPEVMLPHSDGTMPATGDPAMWRIVSRAAGEPRRRYPCDYCGKLFRRQYDATQHERLHTGDLPYSCSLCNKKFINKSHYNYHVTRSLEHRTNKAGGRSRSRPSSVGVPAAATSAAAEAAPADSAPVTTTDTAPASASSSTPASTSSSTTAAPAATSGLVSTVTSAYDPDTPLAPAVTSASTSGLEGLDPATTPADGTAPDPTAEDSKGAWQACHLDWLRDPAGGDGDRPFVCTYCHKAFKRKDHLLIHEKVHTGDKPFVCEVCGHRFAQKTHLRNHLTKHSEVRAHACLVCGKRFKRKDSLKIHEKIHHDETNTCAICGVVLENRESWRTHLTTHYPV from the exons GTGTGGCAAAATGGCTGAGGAGCTTCTTTCCCTCAAGTGGAACAACCACCAGGCCCACTTTGTGGACATCCTCACATTCCTGCGGGAACAG gAAATCTTTGTGGATGCCACATTGGCCTGTGGTGGGAAGCTATATGCAGCTCACAAGTTTGTGCTAAGTACCTGTAGTGACTATTTTAAGCAGATGTTTACGAAAAACCCGAGTAAACATCCAATAGTGTTCATGAAAGATGTGACGTCACGTGATCTCGAAGCTCTACTGGACTTTATGTATAATGGCGAAGTGAATGTTCCTCAATCTAGTCTAGGATCTCTAATTAAAACTGCAGAAGGACTACAAATAAAAGGTTTAGCTGTGCCTGATGACCCACCCGCTccaaagagagacagggacagagacagagaaaagagggagagcagAACACAGTTGGACCACCACAGTCCCCCTGCCAAGAGACCGCGGCCTAGAGAGCGATCGCCCCCCCAGTCCTCCCCCTCCCAACCCCAAGTCAACCAGCCAATCTCCTCGCACCCCCCCTCCGCCACACAGCTTTCCAGATCTCGTTCCCCCCAGCCCCCCGCCTCCTCTGGGTCCTCGCAGGTTGGCATGCCCCCTGTCGAGGCCACTCTGGATGAGGACAGCAGAACCAGCATACAGAGTGGTCTCAGTGGCCTCAGTGAACAGAACACCAGCACAACTCCTAGTCTAAGTGCCAAGCCGGGCGGAGGCAActgtcagcagcaacagcagcaacagcaacagcaacaggcGAATGCTGGTGACAGTGCGGCGGCCCAAGCTGATGCCCTCCAGCACAGCCAGAGCGGAGAGGAGCCTTCACCCGGTCCCTCGGGGCTGCACAAACACCACCAGTCAAAAGAAGAGCCAGAGTTT gaaataaaacaggaagaTGTGGTGGACCTGGgtgaagatgatgaaggggaTTGGGGTGttgagggggatgggggagggggggagtcctCCATGGGGACTGAAAACCCCCCAAATTTTCCTGAAGTAATGTTACCTCACAGCGACGGCACCATGCCAGCCACCGGTGATCCTGCAATG TGGCGGATAGTGTcaagggcggcgggggagccGCGCCGCAGATACCCGTGCGACTACTGCGGCAAGCTCTTCCGCCGCCAGTACGACGCCACCCAGCACGAGCGTCTGCACACGGGCGACCTCCCGTACTCCTGCAGCCTCTGCAACAAGAAGTTCATCAACAAGTCGCACTATAACTACCACGTGACCCGCAGCCTCGAACATCGCACCAACAAGGCGGGCGGCCGCAGCCGGAGCCGCCCCTCCTCCGTCGGCGTCCCTGCAGCCGCAACCTCTGCTGCTGCTGAGGCTGCTCCTGCTGATTCCGCTCCTGTCACTACAACCGACACCGCCCCTGCCTCAGCTTCTTCCTCAACCCCTGCCTCAACCTCCTCTTCTACTACCGCCGCCCCAGCCGCCACCTCTGGCCTTGTCTCCACCGTCACTTCAGCCTACGACCCCGACACCCCCCTGGCCCCTGCTGtcacctccgcctccacctcggGCTTGGAGGGTTTGGACCCTGCCACTACGCCAGCGGACGGCACCGCCCCTGATCCCACCGCGGAGGACTCCAAG GGCGCTTGGCAAGCCTGCCACCTGGATTGGCTCAGGGACCCAGCGGGTGGCGACGGCGACCGCCCCTTTGTGTGCACCTACTGCCACAAGGCCTTCAAGAGGAAGGATCACCTCTTGATCCATGAGAAAGTGCACACCGGTGACAAGCCGTTTGTGTGCGAGGTGTGCGGCCACCGCTTCGCGCAAAAGACCCACCTGCGCAACCACCTCACCAAACATTCCGAGGTGCGGGCCCACGCTTGCCTGGTGTGTGGCAAGCGTTTCAAAAGGAAGGACTCTCTTAAGATTCACGAGAAAATCCACCACGACGAGACCAATACCTGTGCCATCTGCGGGGTGGTGCTGGAGAACCGAGAGAGCTGGCGGACCCACCTCACCACACACTACCCGGTGTAG
- the LOC126986937 gene encoding zinc finger and SCAN domain-containing protein 10-like isoform X2 — protein sequence MTWRVDMVTSRPWGDRRCGKMAEELLSLKWNNHQAHFVDILTFLREQEIFVDATLACGGKLYAAHKFVLSTCSDYFKQMFTKNPSKHPIVFMKDVTSRDLEALLDFMYNGEVNVPQSSLGSLIKTAEGLQIKGLAVPDDPPAPKRDRDRDREKRESRTQLDHHSPPAKRPRPRERSPPQSSPSQPQVNQPISSHPPSATQLSRSRSPQPPASSGSSQVGMPPVEATLDEDSRTSIQSGLSGLSEQNTSTTPSLSAKPGGGNCQQQQQQQQQQQANAGDSAAAQADALQHSQSGEEPSPGPSGLHKHHQSKEEPEFEIKQEDVVDLGEDDEGDWGVEGDGGGGESSMGTENPPNFPEVMLPHSDGTMPATGDPAMWRIVSRAAGEPRRRYPCDYCGKLFRRQYDATQHERLHTGDLPYSCSLCNKKFINKSHYNYHVTRSLEHRTNKAGGRSRSRPSSVGVPAAATSAAAEAAPADSAPVTTTDTAPASASSSTPASTSSSTTAAPAATSGLVSTVTSAYDPDTPLAPAVTSASTSGLEGLDPATTPADGTAPDPTAEDSKRGCGGGGGDGCGDEEEVVKGMVDKVFSLAPPFPYPEGALLPSDPGAGPLPPGFGCQVCGQIIQRKDNYRRHLRLHSGMLPFQCPLCPRRFNTRYHLQYHLQRSAAHASDNAAAAIAADTAEPQLEGDYTSPADP from the exons GTGTGGCAAAATGGCTGAGGAGCTTCTTTCCCTCAAGTGGAACAACCACCAGGCCCACTTTGTGGACATCCTCACATTCCTGCGGGAACAG gAAATCTTTGTGGATGCCACATTGGCCTGTGGTGGGAAGCTATATGCAGCTCACAAGTTTGTGCTAAGTACCTGTAGTGACTATTTTAAGCAGATGTTTACGAAAAACCCGAGTAAACATCCAATAGTGTTCATGAAAGATGTGACGTCACGTGATCTCGAAGCTCTACTGGACTTTATGTATAATGGCGAAGTGAATGTTCCTCAATCTAGTCTAGGATCTCTAATTAAAACTGCAGAAGGACTACAAATAAAAGGTTTAGCTGTGCCTGATGACCCACCCGCTccaaagagagacagggacagagacagagaaaagagggagagcagAACACAGTTGGACCACCACAGTCCCCCTGCCAAGAGACCGCGGCCTAGAGAGCGATCGCCCCCCCAGTCCTCCCCCTCCCAACCCCAAGTCAACCAGCCAATCTCCTCGCACCCCCCCTCCGCCACACAGCTTTCCAGATCTCGTTCCCCCCAGCCCCCCGCCTCCTCTGGGTCCTCGCAGGTTGGCATGCCCCCTGTCGAGGCCACTCTGGATGAGGACAGCAGAACCAGCATACAGAGTGGTCTCAGTGGCCTCAGTGAACAGAACACCAGCACAACTCCTAGTCTAAGTGCCAAGCCGGGCGGAGGCAActgtcagcagcaacagcagcaacagcaacagcaacaggcGAATGCTGGTGACAGTGCGGCGGCCCAAGCTGATGCCCTCCAGCACAGCCAGAGCGGAGAGGAGCCTTCACCCGGTCCCTCGGGGCTGCACAAACACCACCAGTCAAAAGAAGAGCCAGAGTTT gaaataaaacaggaagaTGTGGTGGACCTGGgtgaagatgatgaaggggaTTGGGGTGttgagggggatgggggagggggggagtcctCCATGGGGACTGAAAACCCCCCAAATTTTCCTGAAGTAATGTTACCTCACAGCGACGGCACCATGCCAGCCACCGGTGATCCTGCAATG TGGCGGATAGTGTcaagggcggcgggggagccGCGCCGCAGATACCCGTGCGACTACTGCGGCAAGCTCTTCCGCCGCCAGTACGACGCCACCCAGCACGAGCGTCTGCACACGGGCGACCTCCCGTACTCCTGCAGCCTCTGCAACAAGAAGTTCATCAACAAGTCGCACTATAACTACCACGTGACCCGCAGCCTCGAACATCGCACCAACAAGGCGGGCGGCCGCAGCCGGAGCCGCCCCTCCTCCGTCGGCGTCCCTGCAGCCGCAACCTCTGCTGCTGCTGAGGCTGCTCCTGCTGATTCCGCTCCTGTCACTACAACCGACACCGCCCCTGCCTCAGCTTCTTCCTCAACCCCTGCCTCAACCTCCTCTTCTACTACCGCCGCCCCAGCCGCCACCTCTGGCCTTGTCTCCACCGTCACTTCAGCCTACGACCCCGACACCCCCCTGGCCCCTGCTGtcacctccgcctccacctcggGCTTGGAGGGTTTGGACCCTGCCACTACGCCAGCGGACGGCACCGCCCCTGATCCCACCGCGGAGGACTCCAAG aggggttgtggaggtggtgggggcgaTGGGTGTGGTGATGAGGAAGAGGTTGTCAAGGGTATGGTCGACAAGGTGTTTAGTCTGGCGCCGCCATTCCCGTACCCCGAGGGCGCGCTGCTTCCCAGTGACCCCGGCGCTGGCCCCCTCCCGCCGGGCTTCGGGTGCCAGGTGTGCGGGCAGATCATCCAGCGCAAAGACAATTACAGGAGACACCTGCGCCTCCACTCCGGCATGTTGCCCTTCCAGTGTCCCCTGTGTCCGCGCCGCTTCAACACTCGCTACCACCTTCAGTATCACCTCCAGCGCAGCGCAGCGCACGCCAGCGACAACGCCGCAGCCGCCATCGCTGCTGACACTGCTGAGCCCCAGCTCGAGGGTGACTATACCTCCCCGGCCGACCCCTGA
- the LOC126986937 gene encoding longitudinals lacking protein, isoforms H/M/V-like isoform X11 codes for MTWRVDMVTSRPWGDRRCGKMAEELLSLKWNNHQAHFVDILTFLREQEIFVDATLACGGKLYAAHKFVLSTCSDYFKQMFTKNPSKHPIVFMKDVTSRDLEALLDFMYNGEVNVPQSSLGSLIKTAEGLQIKGLAVPDDPPAPKRDRDRDREKRESRTQLDHHSPPAKRPRPRERSPPQSSPSQPQVNQPISSHPPSATQLSRSRSPQPPASSGSSQVGMPPVEATLDEDSRTSIQSGLSGLSEQNTSTTPSLSAKPGGGNCQQQQQQQQQQQANAGDSAAAQADALQHSQSGEEPSPGPSGLHKHHQSKEEPEFEIKQEDVVDLGEDDEGDWGVEGDGGGGESSMGTENPPNFPEVMLPHSDGTMPATGDPAMLLGPFSSVAASPLSPAGPVALSAAHQHGPHSLFGDFGGKLVPPSSSPPSSPLMAAAAAATVAPGPLYAHPHHQAGRGRYRQDRIRAQMSLLKAETATLESVLESGTLSDMEAAKVEVKIGCRRNEAERLQKELERLISGQLRQRKFREKMRKKMAAAAAAAVPDSP; via the exons GTGTGGCAAAATGGCTGAGGAGCTTCTTTCCCTCAAGTGGAACAACCACCAGGCCCACTTTGTGGACATCCTCACATTCCTGCGGGAACAG gAAATCTTTGTGGATGCCACATTGGCCTGTGGTGGGAAGCTATATGCAGCTCACAAGTTTGTGCTAAGTACCTGTAGTGACTATTTTAAGCAGATGTTTACGAAAAACCCGAGTAAACATCCAATAGTGTTCATGAAAGATGTGACGTCACGTGATCTCGAAGCTCTACTGGACTTTATGTATAATGGCGAAGTGAATGTTCCTCAATCTAGTCTAGGATCTCTAATTAAAACTGCAGAAGGACTACAAATAAAAGGTTTAGCTGTGCCTGATGACCCACCCGCTccaaagagagacagggacagagacagagaaaagagggagagcagAACACAGTTGGACCACCACAGTCCCCCTGCCAAGAGACCGCGGCCTAGAGAGCGATCGCCCCCCCAGTCCTCCCCCTCCCAACCCCAAGTCAACCAGCCAATCTCCTCGCACCCCCCCTCCGCCACACAGCTTTCCAGATCTCGTTCCCCCCAGCCCCCCGCCTCCTCTGGGTCCTCGCAGGTTGGCATGCCCCCTGTCGAGGCCACTCTGGATGAGGACAGCAGAACCAGCATACAGAGTGGTCTCAGTGGCCTCAGTGAACAGAACACCAGCACAACTCCTAGTCTAAGTGCCAAGCCGGGCGGAGGCAActgtcagcagcaacagcagcaacagcaacagcaacaggcGAATGCTGGTGACAGTGCGGCGGCCCAAGCTGATGCCCTCCAGCACAGCCAGAGCGGAGAGGAGCCTTCACCCGGTCCCTCGGGGCTGCACAAACACCACCAGTCAAAAGAAGAGCCAGAGTTT gaaataaaacaggaagaTGTGGTGGACCTGGgtgaagatgatgaaggggaTTGGGGTGttgagggggatgggggagggggggagtcctCCATGGGGACTGAAAACCCCCCAAATTTTCCTGAAGTAATGTTACCTCACAGCGACGGCACCATGCCAGCCACCGGTGATCCTGCAATG ttGTTGGGCCCATTTTCCTCTGTGGcggcttctcccctctcccctgcgGGCCCCGTGGCTCTCTCGGCGGCCCACCAGCATGGACCCCACAGTCTGTTCGGAGACTTTGGGGGGAAGTTggtgcccccctcctcctctcctccttcctctcccctcatggccgccgccgctgccgccaccgTAGCCCCGGGCCCTCTGTACGCGCACCCCCACCACCAGGCGGGGCGAGGCCGCTACCGCCAGGACAGGATCAGGGCTCAGATGAGTCTCCTGAAGGCGGAGACCGCCACGCTAGAGTCCGTGCTGGAGTCGGGCACGCTGAGTGACATGGAGGCCGCCAAGGTGGAGGTGAAAATAGGCTGCCGGAGGAACGAGGCTGAACGCCTGCAGAAAGAGCTGGAGAGGCTCATCAGCGGGCAGCTGCGGCAGCGGAAATTtcgggagaaaatgaggaagaaaatggctgcggcggcggcggcagcagtgcCCGACTCTCCGTGA